One genomic window of Mercenaria mercenaria strain notata chromosome 2, MADL_Memer_1, whole genome shotgun sequence includes the following:
- the LOC123564336 gene encoding uncharacterized protein LOC123564336 — protein sequence MATRFVTLELTSEQTDAIKTLFLQNNWSYCEVKSEGKNITRKRKKTMCASTAEASISSYGQATDDKDQGEPNHDPDPEDPNNDSDPSDGNDDSKCIHCYMSPCVTVSQIHLGGEGQEPSEYNPPIRKSIYKRFWRVIDNLGGWKLLPYQNKKRELAQRQNVVYCKREVMPECVLLFTRGLYPNPDGQPYMGHKWE from the exons ATGGCCACAAGATTTGTAACACTTGAACTGACCTCAGAACAAACTGAtgccataaaaacattatttcTGCAAAATAACTGGAGTTACTGTGAAGTAAAATCTGAAG GTAAAAACATAACCCGCAAAAGGAAAAAGACAATGTGTGCATCTACTGCAGAAGCATCAATTTCTTCCTATGGACAAGCTACAGATGACAAAGATCAAGGAGAACCGAATCATGACCCAGATCCAGAAGACCCAAATAATGACTCAGATCCTAGTGATGGCAATGATGATTCGAAATGCATTCACTGCTACATGAGCCCATGTGTCACAGTTTCACAGATTCATTTAGGCGGAGAAGGACAAGAACCCTCTGAATACAACCCTCCAATTCGGAAAAGTATTTACAAACGGTTTTGGAGAGTTATCGATAATTTAGGTGGATGGAAATTACTgccttatcaaaacaaaaaacGAGAACTTGCGCAGCGTCAGAATGTTGTTTACTGTAAACGTGAAGTAATGCCTGAATGTGTGTTATTATTTACAAGAGGATTATATCCGAACCCTGATGGACAACCATATATGGGCCATAAATGGGAGtga